Proteins found in one SAR324 cluster bacterium genomic segment:
- a CDS encoding TAXI family TRAP transporter solute-binding subunit, translating into MNWKHLALAGALVVSWVLPTQAQQRFVSIGTGGVTGVYYPTGGAICRLVNKDRKKHGIRCSAESTGGSVYNINTVREGELEFGVAQSDWQYHAYNGTSKFADQGKFSDLRAVFSVHPEPFTLLSRGDKPIRRFEDLKGYKVNVGNPGSGQRATMEVVMEAFGIKMSDFALAAELKGSEMAQALCDGKIDAMIYTVGHPAAAITEAVTTCDVDLVDVKGAPIDKLVRENSFYRVASIPGGMYAGNDQATSTFGVGATVITSTKVPDDVVYIVVKAVFDNFADFKKLHPAFANLKEDQMISDGLSAPLHPGAVRYYKERGWM; encoded by the coding sequence ATGAATTGGAAACACTTGGCACTGGCTGGTGCTTTGGTTGTAAGTTGGGTTCTGCCCACACAAGCGCAGCAGCGCTTTGTTTCAATTGGAACCGGTGGCGTGACTGGTGTCTATTATCCGACTGGCGGTGCAATCTGCCGCTTGGTCAATAAGGATCGCAAGAAGCATGGGATCCGCTGTTCGGCTGAATCCACAGGTGGTTCGGTGTACAACATCAATACCGTTCGTGAAGGCGAACTGGAATTTGGTGTGGCTCAATCAGATTGGCAGTACCATGCTTACAACGGTACGAGTAAGTTTGCCGATCAAGGCAAGTTCAGTGACTTGCGTGCAGTCTTCTCGGTGCACCCGGAACCTTTCACCTTGCTCTCCCGAGGAGATAAGCCGATCCGTCGTTTTGAAGACCTGAAGGGTTACAAGGTAAATGTTGGTAATCCCGGTTCTGGTCAACGTGCGACGATGGAAGTCGTCATGGAGGCCTTCGGAATCAAGATGAGTGACTTTGCCCTAGCAGCTGAACTCAAAGGCTCCGAAATGGCTCAAGCACTTTGTGATGGCAAAATCGATGCGATGATTTACACCGTTGGCCATCCAGCTGCTGCTATTACTGAAGCTGTCACTACTTGTGACGTTGATTTGGTTGATGTCAAAGGCGCTCCGATCGATAAACTGGTACGTGAGAACAGCTTCTATCGAGTCGCTTCCATCCCTGGTGGAATGTATGCTGGGAATGATCAAGCGACATCGACGTTTGGTGTTGGTGCAACTGTGATTACCTCTACGAAAGTTCCTGACGATGTGGTGTATATCGTGGTTAAGGCTGTCTTTGACAACTTTGCTGATTTCAAAAAGTTACATCCTGCTTTTGCAAATCTGAAGGAAGACCAAATGATCAGCGATGGGCTTTCTGCTCCACTGCATCCCGGGGCAGTGCGCTATTACAAAGAGCGCGGCTGGATGTAA